GGCACCCTGTCCCAAtcactttaaatatttcagggaaacaaacagaaatttgacatattttcttttttcctgcTAAAATTACTTAACAGATTTTAACATGTTTAACGTCCTGGGGAAATAAATCACATGAGATATAATGTGTGCTGTATCTGTTGACACTTATGTTATATTTCTTCCAATGTTTTTAATTTAGGAAATATACAGAAATGGTACATTAAAGTGTGTAGAATTCTGTTGTCTGTGTTCTTACATTTGCATGGAAAATAAGCAAAACATTATAACTGAACCATACACTGTGCACATACACTGAACTTATTTCAAACACAAAGACATGGCAGCGTTTACACAGTCTGCATTGACTCATAAAAGCACAGAGAGGTTCAAGTGTTTTGCTTCATGCTTGAATCTTTTCAGAACTGGTGACATGATTTTTCACCTTGATACTGACAGAAAGGCTAGTCTTTGAAGGAAGAAATGTGTTTATGTAACTGGAGCGAGGCTTTCAGCAGCACACAGAGAGAAGCAGTGGCAGGACTGGGAGCCATGTAGAAattgtgttgtttcttttttaaggaATGAAAAACTGCTAGAGGTTTTTGTCTCATTTCCTGTTTGAAAATATCAAAAgggtacatgtgtgtgtgtgtgtgtgtgtgtctgtatgtgtgttttggtCACAGTGCTATGGGATTTCAGGGAAATGTTTGTGCGTGTCTGTTCCGCACAGTCTACACTTTCTGTAATTCAGGCTGATAACTGTTTCCAAACTTCTTGCTAAGTCTTGTAGTCTGTGTGATTGTTGTGTTCATAGTGAAACAGCATTGGCGTTTAGTAACTTACAGCTAGAACATAGGGCCACTTATCAAATTCTGCATCATTGTTTTCTGTGCATATCAAGTATCAACTTCCCCAGTACTCAAAATCTCTCAAAAACCAAAATCTACATTAAAATAGCATTTCCAGAAAGGAAACTAACTATTACTGAGAACACAGCAGGCTCAATAAAATCCAAACCCTTAGCAGCATACACACAATGCTTTGTCTCACAGATCTAAAATCAAAGCTTAATACAGATGTCAAAACTgtgataaaaatataattgataTAGGTTAAGCACATGGGTGGACACTGATAGCTCAGCCTTGGTATTACTCAGCATTGGTTGCTGTATGTGTCTAAATATATTCTTCTAGTAAGCAGTGCACTCCAGCACTGTAAGCTGTGTTTTCTAAAATCATGATTTTCCAAGTTGCACTATTGCAGATAACACATAATCACAGCCATGTTTTGTGGTTATTACACTCTAAATATATGGCCATTTAATCACTATTTTCTCATAATGCAGTAGTTATCCTTGCTCTTTCTGCACTACATagttttgtgttgtattttataTTCTGATTGCTATAAAATGTGCAACTGATTAAAGGCTTGATATTGGTAAGGAATCAGTGATGTTGCTAACTGTGCATAGCAGTTTCCAGCTGCAGTCCATAAACAAGGCAGCTGCCTAGCAAACAAATGGGTACTAAGTAGCACTGTCCTACGAAGCACCCTCCCTTGTGTTACTTAATGAAATACGGTTATGTCATTGGAAAGGAGTTGGCTTATGAAATTTAATAAAGCCGTTCTGTTGATGTGAATGATAATAAGCTGCCAAGCAGTGCTTATGTGTTAATGACTTCAATTAACTTTCTAAatcccagtgttcctttacacAATGAAGAAATCACGTCGGCACAGACTCTCATAATTCAGTCCCCCAAAGCTGTaacataatcaaaataaaaccaTGTCATGACCCATATAATCTGAGGTATTCTTGCCTAAcaatttcattctctctctctctctctctctctctctctctctctctctctctctctctctctctctctttctctcctctctctctctcacactcactcgctctttctctctctctagatctTCAAGCTGATGAAGTTTGACAGTTACACTCGCTTTGTGCGCTCACAGCTCTATCAGGATTGCATGCTGGCTAATGTAGAGGGCAGGCCTCTGCCTGAACCTGGTCAGCGCACCAAACTTCCTGTCGCCACAAAACAAAGCAGCCCTTTAGCCAGAGAACAGCCCAAACCTGAGCAGAAATCTAAAGAGGTATGGAGAAAAATAATTTCAAGCAATATATACATCTACCTCaaatctacactcactgtccattttaccTGCTCCACTGAGAaagctttgtagttctacaattaaagactgtagttCACATGTTTCCCTGCTTACTTTCTTATTCCCATTTCACACTGCTGTTTAAGGGGCAGGATCCTCGCTAGACTACAACAGAGCAGTTATGACTTGGTTGTTGGattctcaatgctgcagtgacactgacacattggtggtgtgttaatgtgtgttgcgctggtacaagtggatcagacacagtagtagtgctcaagtttttaaacactgtgtccattcactgtccactgtgttAGTCACACCTGCCTCGTTTGTACACAttttagatgtaaaatcagaaacattagctcatctgttgctgtagttagtccttcatcagtgaacacaggacgccacccacaggacactgttgatTGGTTGGTGAACTATACTCCGTCTCCAATAGTGACACTGAGCTCAGGGCATTAAAATCTCTAGCTCATACCTGtactctgggggtcctgaccattgaagagctgGGTGAAATGAGGATAAGAATGTAAGTCAgggaacaggtggactacagtatGTAGTTGTAGAATGACAAATCGCTCCTGttaatggagctgataaaatggacagtgaattaagatacaaggtaggtgttgatgagtcagtgtgtgtgtgtgtgagtgtgtgtgtacacacacagatctgaATAGTGATGTGAGGCAGAGGCAGAATACATTGTACAGGCTTCTGTGGTCGATGCTTCtgtatgttttcttttaaatgtcaAAAAATGTGAATTGTTTATACATAATGACAATTTACACTGAATATGAAACACATGTCACCCATAACATAAACATTACCTTCTTGTCTCTGCACGcattgtccatttgatcagccccacttctacaactacagactgtggtccatctCTAGATTTGCATACTTGTTAGTCCTCGTTTACTCTGTTCTGCAATGACCAGGACACTTACAAGACCTCCATAGAGCAGTTatggaccattctcagtgctgcattgATGGGTATGTGTTGTGCTTGCATAAGTGTATCAGAGAGAGCAGAGTTAATGGAGTTTTGAAACACGAAACATTAtgcccactcactggccactgcaTTAGGCATCTTGCAGATgcagctccagcagcactgctatgtttgatccactcataatagtacaacacacactaacacgccaCCATGTTTTCAGTGTCACTAATATACGGAGCATAAACTGCCTGTGGTGGTTTGTGGAGgttctgaccactgaggaacagggtgaaagatgactaagtattcagagcaacagttgtctgtaattgcagaactgcAAAGTATGCCTATATTGGAGCTGATCATACGGCCAATGTTTAGACACAAGGAGAGCCTTTTAATAGTGGActtggtaacactttatattACAGCCccctaattactgggtaagtacagagtatgtacctgttaagtaagttgtaaaattaaataagtacttagtaagtaaagggtatgaatctagaaatatgtggttattattgggtatcttacaaacactttacaaataaggaagaagagcagaagagaaacaccCATTTCATCATTAGTTAACTATGTTCATATATTGTCCCAATACATGTAGACAAagcagtgtaaaatatctcctaagtatgtgatgatgattattttgGTAAATCACATGTCCTTCCTGAACCTAATGAATACAAAGCACCATAAAACTCtgctagtgcctgtaatgaaTGTAGCTGACCATGTTCTTCTCTgtaggtgcactgtaaataactTAAAGGAtccataattacattcagaaatacAGTGAATTCAAAATGGTAGCTGCTTTCCTTATTTATTGAAAAACGGCAGTAAtagtcacttgcataaactATCACACTTTAAATTcagttttataatatataattatactgAGAAGTGCAATGTATTCAGAACTTAGTTGCGTGACTTACTTGTAAAGTGTTTGTTagatacccagtaataaccacatatttctagtatcataccaCATCCCTTACTTACTcggtacttattttatcttacggctCAGTTAACAGGTACATACTCTgcacttacccagtaattagtgggctgtaatttaaagtgttaccgtGCACTTTAATGTTTGATATATATGAGTTAAACAAAGCTTCAGGAGTCTTTCTTGACTTTCTGTAacaatttttttgttaaaacagCTGTTTTTACAGATGCCAAAGCTTAAGCTGGGTAAAACGACACCAGCAGAGCCTGAAGATCTAGAAAAGAGGAAAAGTGCTCTGCAGGGAAAGCTGAGCTGGGAGAAGCGCAAAGAGAAGAGGGGATCTTGGGGTGGTGAGTACAGTTTCAAAGCAGTGGTCTCTTAGATGGTTTAGGTCTGTTACTGTCAGAGCAAGCCCTCACATATCTATAATGATAGGTTTACAGGAGAAgcaaaaccttcttaacttcaATGCAATCTGATGTAATAAGTTCAGTTGTGAGACATTTTGTTGCTCTTCATACATTGttagccccttttcaccctgttcttcaatggtcaggaccctcacaggaccaccatCCAGGATGATCCACTACCAAAAtgttgtggtggtcctgataaTTGAAAATCAGTGTGAAAGGTGGCTAACAGATGGAGTACAGTAAAGTGCATAATTTTCACTATAGGGTAAGCTGCTAAAATGAGCGTTGACACAAAGGGTAGCTTTAATGTTGTGGTTGATTTGCATAATTTAATCACACATTTATTCCCTCAAGGGTTTTAAAGGGAAAAATGAGCAGAAAAACTGTGGATTTAAAAATCCATATAATTATATGGTAACTGTGAAAAGGGGCTGCGTTTATCCAGTTGATCTCAAGCTTTTAATGTCAAGAGAAGATTAAATGGCATGTTCTACCACAAAACATCCCCCATCTGCTGATCTTTATCTTCTTACAGAGTCGCAGATAAATGTGAAGCCCGGACCTTCTCAAAGTGCAGAGGTGACCTGACTCAAACTTTGCCCTCCAGAATATTATCAGACATTTGGCGGTTTGAAGGTATATTCCAGGCTGAATGTGTCTAACAGTTatttgcgtgtgtgtttgtgtgtttgtctttatgTATGCATGTTGGTGCAGTTAGTGGCTCGCTCCACTGACCCTGGCAGTTTAGTAAAGACTCGGGCTGATAAGTATTGCTGTGTGTTTCTACCTGATGGCACGGCCTCGCTGAACCCTGCCCGGCCTGGACTCACCATTCGTGGCATGCTGACCGGCCTGTGTGAAAAAAGAAGACTTCCACTTTCTAATATCATTATTTACCTGCAGGGCAAAGACAAGGTGAGTCCATCACAGACCTCAGCTTAACATTCAAGAATACTGAACAGTAAATGGAAGAAACATTTAAGCTGACATATTTAGTGCTGTGCACAAGTCAGAGAGAGATCACTCTTTATTCATTTAAGTTCCGGTCAAAGCTGCCTTTAAGCAATTTAATAAtcagcagttgtgggttcaagccctgctctgggtgactgtctcttatgagtttggtgtgttctcccagtgtccatgtgtatttcctctgggtgctccggttttctcccattctccaaaaacacaggtttgtaggtggattggctactcaaaaaatgtgtccataggtgtgagtgtgtgaagcatGGTAAAATGTCCCTACAGATTTATTTAGAGGACAGAAATCAAGTCCTTCAAAAAGAATGAGATGCAACATTTTAAAAGATATGCgttgtaaatttatttttaattatgctTTTCCTGATGCTGAGAAATGATTGCCCTGTTTTGACTGGATACTTTAATTAAAGGGTGTCAGAGACATTTGCACAGTATGGTATAAATACATTAGTTTTGATAATAACTGTATTTTTCATATAATCTTGTATACCACAGCAACCCCTTTCTCTGGACCAGGATAGCTCTGTGCTGCAGGACCAGCAAGTGTATCTggagctccgggtgacttttgCGTAAGTGTATATTTCCTACCTCAACTTCCAGTTActcattaactctttcagctaATGGAGCTAAGAAGTAGCTCTGCAAGCTGAGACAGCAACTTACTTCCGCTGAGCACAGTTTGATCTGCCACTATTGGCAGAGAGAATTTAATGGAACGTGAGTGCTTTCAGTTCTGGGTCTCCACAGACTAAACAGCCTGCAGCAGACGGCGTTGTTACAAAGGACTGTGTTACTCTTGAAGTTCTGGTGATTAGATTATATTTGTCACAGAAGAGATTAGGCACAACATAATGAAAGATCACGTCAGTAATATACTCAAAAGCTAGAAGTCAGTCTTTACTGAGTAGGCAGAATAGCTTTGTTAAGTTATAAAAGAGACCTTCAGCAGTGGACTGTGAATCAAGAACTGGAATTATAAAAGACTTCTCCTTAAACAGACCCCATGTTTAGCACCAAAAGGCTTTCCCACTCATATTTCAACTAATGAGAAATCTCCTCCTTTATAACATCTTGGTCTTGTCCACAACTCTATTGAAGGAAAACACTGATGagtcaaaaataaatgtaaacacattcatttaGAGTGGGCCGTCTTAGACTTACCAAGTTAGACCTGTGATGATAGTTAGCGGTGATAAGAACTAGATATCTGAAGATTTTCACACCTATAAAAAAAACCTCCTCACCGAGTgtgattaaattaaaaaaaggtcATGAATATATTGGTATATGGGATATACTTTTATGGTAGTGGATTATTTTATAACATACTTACTGTAGTGTTACCTTATAATCACTTAATATAATCACAGGGCAagtatttgggtggtggaccattctcagctctgcagtaaCTCTGATGAGGTAGTGGTtagttgtggtgtgtgttgggcaggtatgagtggatcaggcacactaatgctgctggagtttttaaaacagtgCCCACTCATTGCCAACTGCATAAGACACAATAACATTTTCAGCCCAAAAATATAGGACACTGTTGACAGGATAattttggttgatggactattttcagcccagcagtgacactaaggaGTTTCAGTTTAGCAGTACTGTTGATCCACTtatactagcacaacacactaacacaccacaaccatgTCAGTGTAATTGACATAACTTAATAATTGAAGAACAAAGTGAAAGGTGGCTAACAGTGAACTGAATATTTGGCTAACAGTAAACTGAACTGCTAAAAtgggaaatggaaaaaaagggAGTAGCTGATTGGTATAATTCAATCACACATATATTCCCTCAatggtttaaaatgaaaaattagcAGAAATACGTCCTTTTACAACATGTAATTATATGGTCACTATGAAAATGGGCTGCATTTATCCAGATAACTTACAACAGATAACTTTTCAAATTACTTTAACATATGTCAAACATTGACATAGCTGAGCACATATAAATAGGAGATAGAACTCCTTTGTGTTGTATAGAACAAAtagattttacatttataacTGTAAGTGCCTCTGTGTACATATCTCCACCCTTCTTTTCTGACTAAAGTATGGAGTTCATATTCATTATAACACTTCAGTTTCCACTTCAGTTTCAAACAATGAAGAGTTATTTTATCTTATTCAGTTATAGTCCAAAACCTGAGAAACAGCAGGATACACGATTATGTATTTAATAAGGAAAAGGATCACCATCTGTGTCAAACATACTGCAAAATGCTCTTCTTAAATGAATCTacttgttctgttttgttgagGTATTAATGttccacactgtgtgtgtgttccacagTGTGGAGGTGGTGTTCACCGGCAAACAGATAGCTATCATGGTGAAATCCAGTAAGACCCTTCAGGAGGCGCTGGCCTCAGTGCTCCAAAAGTACCGCCTCCGCCCACAGGACACCATCGTCACCATGGTGAGCAAGTCCCGCGAATGATTGGAGTGGACCATTTTGTTCTGCCCTTTGTTCGAAGAAAGCAGTTTGACCTTTCCTTCACACAACAAAGCCTTCATACAGAGAGATTGGGTTTTCATGTTCATGTATTTTCCAATAGAACGGATTTGGGATTTTAGTAAAACATCTGTTTGGGGCAGTGAGTTTCCCCCCTGAATGTGAACGGTATGCAAGgaaaaaatgttgaaatatgtGATGTTTTGTGGAAATAATTCTCTCATGTATCATGCTTCACATCATGTATTTTCCTTCACTCTTTCAGAAAGGAAGCAGAGAGCCACTGAACATGAACACAATCGTCACCAACCTGGCAAATACAACACTAACCTTGGACAAAGTAAAAGGTATTTGTGTCAAAATGTCCAGTGTTCCTAAGTATTGTGGTTTGAAATCCATTAGAAACCTTGGTTTGCTTAACGTAGATTCGATCACTATTCTTAGCACATAGCCTTGAGCTACTGAGTTGTCCTTTGACAAATTTGCTTTTGTAAGTAAACGCACTTGCAAACAGAGTGCATTGTCTATTGGCATTTCATTGTTTACCTTTTTGTTGAGCAAGACTGTGATGAGTCAAGTAGATTTCCCCACTGTGCAAGAGAGTTAGGAGCCACTGCCTCTGTGGCGTACATGTCATCATGAATCTGTGTAGTTTGAAGCCCCTCCACTCTTTCTTTGAGCAGGGCCCAATCCTTCACACGGCATCTAATATTAGTAAACTACAGCACTATGATTTTACCCATTCCCTCTCATAAATTCCTGTGTATTTGGTTGAATGCAGTCCATATGTAGAAGAGCTGCCATTGCAATCTGTATtctaatttttctttttctcagatcTTGACCAGGGTCCCATCTCCAAAGCAAGTCCAGCTCCTGTTCTTCAGGTGAATTTGAAAGTAGTCTTTTTAGTTATAAATATGCCAATTCTTATGTTATGAAATGGAAATGTATAACTATATAATTATATAGTAGTTTTGtagtgattaaaaaataataaattacatatGTAATTTATATACGTATAATTatggccacctccttgtttctacattcactgtctatTCTGTCAGCTTTACTTgccatacaggtgcactttgcagttctacaattacagactgtagcacacacgttactctgcatactttgtttgctccATTTTACACATGTGGTCAGGTCCCCCATatgaccaccacaaagcagacatttttttgggtggtggatcattctcagcgctgcattgacactgatgtggtggtagtgtattagtgtgtgtgtgtgtgtgtgtgtgtggggggggggggttattgtAGCATATGTAGGTAATGGATACAACAGGTAacatttctctttgttttgtctCAAGGCACGCAGAGGTGCTATAGACATCAACAGCTCCACGAGTTCATACAGATCAAATCCCAGACAGAAGAACCCTCTTGTGAGAAGAACATATGACATGGAAGGTAGAAATGACATTTTCTAGATTTCTTCTCACCTAAAAATTCAATGTATATAAATTAAGTAGAtggttctgttttttattttatggctTGAAAGCATTAAGTCTTTTGCCAGCCAGCTGCAAATATACACATAGGTAACATCAGTTATTTAAAATTGTCATAAGAgaaattaatgttaatttaaaatcaaatgAGATGCTAAGAGAAGGAACTGAAGTCTAATGGTTGGCAAATTAATTGAATCAAATAAGAATGTTAAAACTGACTGATAGTCTTTTGATATTGAATTTAAGTGctaaaactgatctgtgtttATGTAGTGTAGTCTAGTGTGTCTGTCTGCGCAGAGAAGATCCCTACATTCACCACTATTAGTCATGAAAGAACAAAAgccaaagtaaataaataaaaaaggaagaaaaaagccACTATGGTATACTGAGAAAAAAAGATGTAATTGACTACAACTATTGAAATATAATGTTGTTACTAGAACTACTACTAGTCCTAGCTGTAGTAGTAACTACTTCCGTACTACACACAGCAAGGTTTTAATTGCTAAAATTTGTACAGGTCTGGTGGAGCTGCTGAATCgagctcagtgctgcagtgctgATGACCAGCGAGGTCTCCTGAGTAAAGAGCACCTGATGCTGCCTCAGTTTCTTCAACTCCCCCTGGAAGAGAACGAGGAAGATGATGAACAGGAGGAAGGCCAGATGAATTCACTGGATGACTCCAGCATGCTTTCACTAGAAGGAGTCTCCACAGATTCCCCCATGTCTTCACTTGGCTCCACAGAACCAGACAGTAAACTATCTCAGAAGCAGTGTTCTAATCCCACTCGGGAAACTGTGGTATGAACTCCAACCCTCAATGATCCCAAATGGATATCTATCTATTTTCAGACTACACGCACTGAACATAGAAACTGCTTCAGGAATACGACTCTCTAGGCTTGGAGGACACTTGGACATGTGCAGACATTTCATTTCTTGGAGGATATTACATAGAAGATGTTTACAGTTGGTGTTGAGAAGCTCAGTGTTATTGTTCAGTAGACTGTATTTATTTGGAAACATATCTCATATacgtcatatatatatatattcttcactttaataaatatacactgGCTGTACCTCAGTCAACTGAAGAGTTGCATGGctcattttgaatatttgtgATACAGTGCTATTAAATGCAGGAGGATACTCCTAGActacttttaataatatttcttgtacctttattttataaaatttacaaGTTCTCTCAAAGTATAAATGTTTATACAATCAAAAGAAGCAGCTCAGATATTTGCATGCAGAGAATGCAcggtttatatttgttttaccATCAATATGAGACCTTGTTTCCCTCTCGTTACTCAATGAAAAATGTCAGAAAGAGACATGTCAACAAACTTATGTCAACTTTTCCATTATGTTACCTGCctctactcagctctacttGCTTACTCCCTGGTTGGTTCTCCACTATAAAGTGCCTCTGCTTGAAATGTACCCAGTGATGTCAGAAAACACTATCTCTAATAGGAATGGGgcttggaaaccacaacaacagtaaATGTTGTTTACACATcttgtatttgttgttttttgggactgaacatagCTCTGTGCCCCAGTCCAGAGGGATCAATAGCACCGTTCTCCTCTAGCCTGTTTCTTTTGTTGGCCACTACTCCAAGGAttatttgaacctcttcaaaggACCATGGCATAATTTTATGTGCTGCTGCTCTTGAGAGTCTGATAAAAACAAATCTGATCACTGGTGAATTGTGGAGATGTTACAAGCATCTAATTAGTGGTCTGCATTTCGAAGTGTAGACAAGCTTCTcaggccaatcagtgctctgcaatgtTTACACGTCATGTTTAGTCACTACTCAGCTGGCTTGGAGGACACTAAAAAGTACCTTCATCtaggtaccagatttgcctaaCAAAAAAGTCAAAGGGCTGAGTAGAGTCGAGCAGAGTCGTGTAGGGACTATGCAGTGTAAAAAAGGCGGCAGTAGTGGCATAGAGATCACTCTGGGCTACTGCAGAGGTGCAGTGTTTGACGGAAGAATTTGCCAAGATATTTAAAAGCTACAACTTGTTGATGTAAGTGTTCTCTGGCCCTCAACATTGCACACAGTGTAAGAACAAGCCAACACAGAGTGGGGAGGAGAGACAACTGTGCTTAGGCATGGTACAAAGCAGCCGGGCCAAGTGTGAGCACACCCTTATTTTATGGAGATTTACCTTCGTACTTACATTAAGAAGGGCTACCTCTAGACTTTCTTTAAGAAGGGTCACTTAGTGTCAGCTGAACGTATGGAGCGTTATTGGTAGGCTTTAAAGGGGTTCCTTGAaggtttaataaaaaatattacttGATTCAAAGTTATTTTATGCGTATATAGAAGACCATActgcaaatgaaataaatgtatttataaaatataaaaaaatgataaaaatcaaAGGGCAGTCacaatgacatcatgcagtCTGTGGCATGTGTCCACCTGTGTCCGACCAAACATGGATTTACTCATATGTAACTGCTTGAGgacaaaaaacagaaaatgaaaagagTGGTGGAGGCAGAGGGATAATGGACAGTGTGTAATGTTGATGACTGCCTGTGGGGCTTTGCTCTATGGtaatgcataaacacacacacacacacacacacacacacacacacacacacttactctctctctctctctctgtctctctctctctcctgatctCAGTATGATTGGTCACAATATGCACAGCAGTGCTTTTGTCCCCAGGAAGAAAAGTAATTTCCAGCAGGAgggtctctctctgtgcgcTACATATTTCTGTACATCCTGAACAGACATAGAGGAGGAGGTAAGACTTAATCAAATTCATAGTAAGAATCAGCCTTGATAGATTGACGCCCCTGCTGTCCTCCAGCCGATGAAGGGAGGGAGCGAGGGAAGGTGAGAGGAAGGTGGGGGCAGGAAGGGAAACTGAGAGCCAGGGAAAGGGAGatcagcaggagagagagagagagagagagagagagagggaggaaggaaGGAGAGGAAGGAGTGTCTAAAAGGTGAAGCTTCTTTTCCTCATCATTTAGCATTGTGTTATGGAGATCAAACATATTGTTTCAACTCACTCCTCTGTGCTGTTCTAGTCTCATCACTGTGCTGTCTTCCACATCCTCCTGCCACTAGCTGCAGGTTAGACTTAGAGCAGCGCAGCCTTAGCAAGGTAAGAGTTCATTTCAAAGATTCTTTGTGCTCAAAGTTGACTATTTGCCAACCAGTGAGAAAAACATAAGAATctgggagtgttttttttttatgtacttTTCTTGCTTAGCTTCTCTTGTTGAGCAGAAGGCGAATGTAATGAGACGGTGATAGATAGTTTTCCACATGATTGCTTTCTGTGACTGtgtgccttttttttctttttccaaatATGGGAAAACTGGCATGAATCACTTTACTGCTGCAGCTCTTCTGCTCACACCACCCTGAAAAACTCTCTGAGCCAGTTGTCTTCTCTTACTCAGTTCCATTTGATTTAAATCCAGAATGAGAAAACATTGTGTGGTGTTACTTTATGGAGGGTTAGTTGTATGATACTTGGAGAGTTACTTCATTACTTGGAGGCTCTTTAACTGATCATTCAAAGTCAGCTCGATGTCATACATTCAAAAACCTGTCCATAGGCTTGATTTGGATCTCAACTATTCCATCCTTGAGTCTTCAGTTAGATGTGATGCCTAATTCAGTCAGTTCAGATATCAAACATACAAGTCAGTTCTGAAGTGTGAATCACTTCTTATTTAGATATATCTGACCACCTCTAGGATGGGAGCACCACTGATGCTTACAGACATCCATCCCCATGTTTTTTAATATCATTCAAATCAAAAGAGCCTggaatttaatatttacatccTGTATTCCATGCCATTTGATGGTGAAAGAGCCGCTACCCTGGAGCAGCCTTGTTCATTCTGAAGCTAGACACTTTAGAGCAGTGTTTCTGAGCAATGATTATGTGAAAATTACTTAAACCCTATATTTCAGCAAAAATAGTACAAAAACATCAC
This genomic interval from Hoplias malabaricus isolate fHopMal1 chromosome 15, fHopMal1.hap1, whole genome shotgun sequence contains the following:
- the rgs14b gene encoding regulator of G-protein signaling 14 isoform X1; translation: METSVSVHHQQHCTLPSREKKAMRFQEITRGFSQFGLRASLRRRLGRHNTFTDSRPLTLTKTLAVSDGELNVLEPEKRAGTPCSNSNSSLPSVPSGGVSGVGQVASWAVSFERLLEDPLGVRYFTAFLKSEVSVENILFWLACENFRKIPPSNPEQLNREALSIYNSYLSDSATTPINIDDKVRVEEKEIRNPNPDIFQKAQQQIFKLMKFDSYTRFVRSQLYQDCMLANVEGRPLPEPGQRTKLPVATKQSSPLAREQPKPEQKSKELFLQMPKLKLGKTTPAEPEDLEKRKSALQGKLSWEKRKEKRGSWGESQINVKPGPSQSAELVARSTDPGSLVKTRADKYCCVFLPDGTASLNPARPGLTIRGMLTGLCEKRRLPLSNIIIYLQGKDKQPLSLDQDSSVLQDQQVYLELRVTFAVEVVFTGKQIAIMVKSSKTLQEALASVLQKYRLRPQDTIVTMKGSREPLNMNTIVTNLANTTLTLDKVKDLDQGPISKASPAPVLQARRGAIDINSSTSSYRSNPRQKNPLVRRTYDMEGLVELLNRAQCCSADDQRGLLSKEHLMLPQFLQLPLEENEEDDEQEEGQMNSLDDSSMLSLEGVSTDSPMSSLGSTEPDSKLSQKQCSNPTRETVV
- the rgs14b gene encoding regulator of G-protein signaling 14 isoform X3, whose product is MSLKFNNVVITNELKTLAVSDGELNVLEPEKRAGTPCSNSNSSLPSVPSGGVSGVGQVASWAVSFERLLEDPLGVRYFTAFLKSEVSVENILFWLACENFRKIPPSNPEQLNREALSIYNSYLSDSATTPINIDDKVRVEEKEIRNPNPDIFQKAQQQIFKLMKFDSYTRFVRSQLYQDCMLANVEGRPLPEPGQRTKLPVATKQSSPLAREQPKPEQKSKELFLQMPKLKLGKTTPAEPEDLEKRKSALQGKLSWEKRKEKRGSWGESQINVKPGPSQSAELVARSTDPGSLVKTRADKYCCVFLPDGTASLNPARPGLTIRGMLTGLCEKRRLPLSNIIIYLQGKDKQPLSLDQDSSVLQDQQVYLELRVTFAVEVVFTGKQIAIMVKSSKTLQEALASVLQKYRLRPQDTIVTMKGSREPLNMNTIVTNLANTTLTLDKVKDLDQGPISKASPAPVLQARRGAIDINSSTSSYRSNPRQKNPLVRRTYDMEGLVELLNRAQCCSADDQRGLLSKEHLMLPQFLQLPLEENEEDDEQEEGQMNSLDDSSMLSLEGVSTDSPMSSLGSTEPDSKLSQKQCSNPTRETVV
- the rgs14b gene encoding regulator of G-protein signaling 14 isoform X2; protein product: METSVSVHHQQHCTLPSREKKAMRFQEITRGFSQFGLRASLRRRLGRHNTFTDSRPLTLTKTLAVSDGELNVLEPEKRAGTPCSNSNSSLPSVPSGGVSGVGQVASWAVSFERLLEDPLGVRYFTAFLKSEVSVENILFWLACENFRKIPPSNPEQLNREALSIYNSYLSDSATTPINIDDKVRVEEKEIRNPNPDIFQKAQQQIFKLMKFDSYTRFVRSQLYQDCMLANVEGRPLPEPGQRTKLPVATKQSSPLAREQPKPEQKSKEMPKLKLGKTTPAEPEDLEKRKSALQGKLSWEKRKEKRGSWGESQINVKPGPSQSAELVARSTDPGSLVKTRADKYCCVFLPDGTASLNPARPGLTIRGMLTGLCEKRRLPLSNIIIYLQGKDKQPLSLDQDSSVLQDQQVYLELRVTFAVEVVFTGKQIAIMVKSSKTLQEALASVLQKYRLRPQDTIVTMKGSREPLNMNTIVTNLANTTLTLDKVKDLDQGPISKASPAPVLQARRGAIDINSSTSSYRSNPRQKNPLVRRTYDMEGLVELLNRAQCCSADDQRGLLSKEHLMLPQFLQLPLEENEEDDEQEEGQMNSLDDSSMLSLEGVSTDSPMSSLGSTEPDSKLSQKQCSNPTRETVV